In Candidatus Binatia bacterium, the DNA window GCCCGAGGCCTCGAATCCGGACGCCGATCGATTCGTCCTTCCGATCGTGGTTGCCGTGAGTGCGCTGGTTCTGGTCACCGCCGCGCTCACCGATCAATGGCGTGGGGCGGTGATCACCGAGATCCAGGTCCTTGTCGTCGGGGCCGTGGCCTGGTGGGGCCTGCGGGCCTGATCCCCTCCGCTTGAGGGGCTCCGTCGAGGCCATTTTCGCCCACATGGAAGCAAACAGCTTGCTCTGCTAAAGGTCGGGCAGGGAGCTCCATGAATTCGGGGCCTTTGAGCAACGAATGAACGAAGAAACAACTGAAGCCCCATCCATCCCGGTCGCGACCCACCGCTCTGAGGAGGTAGAAATCGTCCGCTTTGACGAGCTGGACCTGCCCGACGAAATGCAAAAGGGTATCGCGAAAGCCGGATTCGAGAATTGCACCCCAATTCAGGCCAAAACGCTGCCAATCACGCTTGGTGGGAAAGATGTCGCTGGTCAGGCACAAACCGGCACCGGCAAAACGGCGGCCTTCCTGATCAGCGTATTCTCTCGACTGCTGCTCAACAAACGTGAGCGCAAAAAAGGAGCGCCACGCGCTCTGGTCATCGCGCCCACCCGCGAGTTGGCCATCCAGATCGGAAACGACGCGAAACTTCTGGGAGCGGAAACCGGATTTAAAGTTCAGGTCGTTTACGGCGGAGTGGATTATCGCAAGCAGCGCGAAGATCTCGCCGAGGAAGTCGATCTTCTGATCGGAACGCCGGGCCGCTTGATCGACTATTACAAGCAGCACGTCTACGATCTTCGCTCAATCGAAACCGTCGTAGTTGACGAAGCCGATCGCATGTTCGACATGGGCTTCATCAAGGACCTGCGTTTTTTGATGAAACGTTGCCCACCCCCGGAGGAGCGCCAGTCCCTGCTATTTTCGGCCACACTCTCGTTCGATGTGATGGAGCTCGCCTTCGTCTTCATGAATGACGCGGTCAAGGTCGAGATTCAGCCGGAACAGGTCACCGCCGAAAAAGTCGAGCACGTACTTTACCACGTGGGCCAAGACGAAAAGTTCCCGACACTTTTCGGCCTCTTGAAAAAGGAACAACCCGAGCGCACGCTTGTCTTTACGAATATGCGCCGCATGGCCGACGACATCGTCCGAACTCTGGAACTGAACGGCTATCGAGCCGAACAGATCACCGGCGATATCGACCAGCGCAAGCGGATGCGAATTCTTGAGGAGTTTCGCGAAGGGACCGTGCCCATTCTTGTCGCTACGGACGTCGCCTCACGCGGGCTCCATATCGAAGATGTCTCGCATGTCATCAACTTCGATCTTCCCCTCGACGCCGAAGACTATGTGCACCGCGTCGGGCGCACAGCACGCGCAGGCGCTTCAGGTACAGCGATCTCTCTGGCGTGTGAACGTTACGTCGAGGGACTTGAAGCGATCGAAAAGTACGTCGGTTTCAAATTGCCATACGACTTCCCGGACAGCGAACTTCTGGTCGAATTCAAGCGCGCGCCTCGTCGACCGCGCAAGCCTGGCCCCGGTGGGCGAGGAGGACGCCCCGGCGACTCGCGTGGACGCGGCGGCAGTAGCGGCGGCAATCGTCGTGATAGCCGGGGTGGAAACCCCCGCAGTAAAAGCGCCTCAAGCGCATCATCATCTGGCTCGGCAACGACGGGGGCGGGTGAAGAAGGGGGCAAGAAGAAGCGCCGTCGGCGCAAACGACGCTCTTCCGACTCCGGCGGAGCGGAAGCCAGCCCCAAACCTGAATCAGGCGAGTGACCAGAAAGCTGCCGAGAAAGTTGGTTCTGGCCGGGGGAGGCCACGCGCAGTTAGCGGTCCTGCGGTCCCTGATCATGGCGCCCATTCCCGGCAATGAAATCACGCTGGTGAACCCACATCGGGAAACCTTCTACTCAGGGATGCTGCCCGGCATGCTTGCGGGCCTGTTCCCGCGCGATGCATGTACCATCGATGTTGCCGCGCTGGCCGCTCGTGCGCGTGTGCGTTTCCTCGAAGATGCCGTCGCAGCGGTTGATAGCGGCGAACGAACGATACGCCTTGTGTCCGGCGCAAATCTGGATTTCGACGTCCTCTCTCTCGACATCGGAGCCCGGATGCAGGATATGCCTGACGGCGCCACGAACCCGGGGATTATTCCGGTGCGGCCACTGACCAGCGCGCTCACTCGAATTCAGCACGCTGTCGCGGAGATTCGCGCCGGCACACGGGACCCTGAGCTTCTGGTCATCGGTGGTGGCGCTGCCGGAGTCGAACTGGCCTTCGCCTTCCGTGCCGCTTTGCGGGATGTCCCCGAAGCGAACATCTCCCTTCTCCAATCTGCGTCCCAGGTTCTCCCGGACGTTTCTCGGGCCGCACAGCAGCGAGCGTTGGATCTGCTCGAGCAATACGGGATCGAGGTAAGGCGCGGCCTGGGTCGTCTCGAACCGGATGCCAGCGGCGTGCGTACAGCCGCGGGCGAGATTTTCCGCGGCCAGACAATTCTTTGGGCGACGGGAGCTGCTCCATTCTCGTGGCTACCCACGAGCGGATTGGTCACCACGGCTGACGGCTTTCTGCTCACCGGCCGGGATTTAAGATGTCGCGGAACCGATTCTGTTTTCGCAGCCGGCGACACGGCCCAAATCGACCAGTTTCCCATGACACCCCGCTCCGGGGTCCACGCCGTGCGCCAGGGCCCTGTCCTCAACCAAAATCTTCGTGCTGCCATGCGGGGAAGGGGGCGATTGCAGCCCTACCGACCCCAGAAAGATTTCCTGCGACTTCTCTCGACCGGCGACGGACGCGCCCTCGCCATTTATCGAGGCCGGACCCGTCATGGGAAGATCTGGTGGCAACTCAAAAAGCAGATCGATACACGGTTCCTGAGCCAGCATCGGCCCCCCAGAGTCGACTCGTTTACCGGCCCCGACCCCCGAATGCAGGAAGAGATGGGCGACTGCGGAGGGTGCTCGGCAAAAGTCGCGCCCGAGATCCTGGATCAAGCGATCTTCAAGAGCACAGGCAACGAGCCGTCCGACCCAACCGGCCGCGAACAGGGCCGTGTGACGATTACGCTCGCCGACCGCGACGATGCTGCGATTTTCACAGCCGCCGCCAACCGTCGGGTCGTCGTCACAACGGACGCCTTCCCGCCCTTCGCCGACGACCTGGCCTTGGTGGCGGAGATCGGTGCGATCAATGCAGCCAGTGATATTTATGCGATGGGAGCAACGCCCCGACAAGCATTGGTTCTCGCGGGACTGCCCGCCCAAGGGACCGCCAACGATCTCGCGGCCCTTCAGCGAGGCGCGCAAAAAGCCTTCGCCGAACTTGGCGTTGAAATTCTCGGGGGCCACTCGGTAAAAGTCGAAACGCCGCTGATCGGCTTTACCGTATTCGGTGAAATCGGTGACGATCCGCTGACAAAGGGCGGCGCGCAACCCGGCGACCTCCTCGTATTGAGCAAGCCTCTGGGTACCGGGATTCTGCTCGCGGCCGCTCGCGGGGGCGAGTGTCCCGCCAATTGGTGGGCATCGAGTATCGCCTCGATGCGCCAAAGCAATGCTTCTGCGGCCGAGGTATTCCGGCAGACCGGAGCTCATGCGTGCACTGATATCAGCGGGTTTGGTCTTCTCGGGCATGCGCTGGAGATGCTGGCTGCCGGCGAGGTTCGGGCGCGGTTGGATCTAGCCAAACTGCCCGCACTGCCGGGCGCTCGCGAACTCGCCGCAGTCGGTTGGTCTGCCACCGGCAGCGAGGCCTTGCAGCCCTATCTCGAAGAGGTCGAACTCGAGGCGAAGGGGGTCCACGCCGCAGGAGGGATCGCACTCCTACTCGACCCCCAGACTTCCGGAGGACTGCTCGCCGCGGTCCCTCCGGAGAAAGCCGTGGGTCTGATCCAGGCGGATCCAATCGAAGGCACTGACTTCCAAATCATAGGCGAAGTCCTGCCGGCATCCTTTCAGAGCCCGCGGGTGATCCTCGACGACGGGGCCCGCGCCTAGCGACCCTTCCAACGAGGAGGACGTTTCTCCGCAAAGGCGCGCGGGCCTTCCGCGTGGTCCTCGGTCTGCTCGCCGATCTCGAGATACCCCGCAGCGATCTCTTCCGCTTGCTCCACGGGCAAGCCCAGCCCGCGGACGATCCCCATCTTGGTTGCCCAGACCGCGAGCGGTGCGTTCTCGCAAACCAGACCCGCCAACTCTCGAGCACGCGCCATCAGATCGTCGTGCGGCACGACCTCGGTGATCAGCCCCAACTGCAAAGCGCGATCAGCCGGCATCTTTTCCTTCGCGCCTAACAGTGCCATCCGCATTGCCGCGGCAACCGGAATTCGACGTGCCAAATTAACAACCTCATGAGACGAGACAAATCCAAGCGAGACATGAGAGTCCATGAAAGTGGCCCGATCGGAGGCGATCGGAATATCGGACTCCGTCACCAGGTCGAGGAGGTTACCGTTACAGACGCCATTGACCGCTGCGATTACCGGCTTCATCACTCCGAGCCGCCGCGGCGTCGGCAGGTCGCGAATCGTTTCGATCATGGCCAGTTCACGAAACCGATCCGGCTTGGTGAACTTTTTCTTCTCCAGCGAGGACACGTCTGCGCCGCTGGAGAACGCCCGGCCAGCGCCTGTGATGATCGTGCACCAAATATCGGGATCGTCACGAACCTCGATCCACGCCGCTCGCAGCTCATCCTTCATCGCCTGGTTATAGGCGTTGAGCTTCTCCGGTCGATTCAATGTGATGGTCAGGATCCGACCCTCGCGCTCCACCAAGACCGTCTTCTGCGTTGCCATCACTGCGCTTTCTCATATCCGGCATTCCGTCACAAGCTCTCGCCGTTCGGGACGCCAGGCAAGCTATGACAATGAATTCCGTGCACCTGCGGCCGTCCGTATGACCCGCCTTGGGGAAACGCCGCGCAACGGGGACACAGCTCTGCGGGCCTCTCGCTACGCCGTGGCCGGTTCGGGCAACAGGAGATTCGGACACTCTCGAGCAGGGCTGATTGACGTAACCCTGTTGCCGTGGGAAGGAGCCACATGAAGCAGGATAGCCCCAGCGTCGTCGCGGATCTGCAAATCCAGACCACATGCCAGTTGCTGATCGCGGCCGTCGTCGTGGGGGGGGCCCTGTATTGGCTCCAATCTGTCGTAATTCCGTTTGTTCTCGCCGCATTTCTGGCACTGGGGCTGGCCCCGATAACGGATCTGATGATGCGATGGATGCGCCTCCCGAAAGCCTTGGCCGTATTCATCACGCTGGTTCTGGCAGCGGGACTTTGCGTACTCGGCTTCACGATCGTGTCGAGTGCCGTCACCCAACTGGCGGCGAGCGCTGGCGAATACCAGAAGGGCATGAATCAACTTCTGGACTGGGCCACCAAGGTGCTGCCTTTGGAGCGATTCGGCATTACCGAAGCCGAAATTCGGAAACCTCTCGCCAAGATTCCGCTCGAAACCGTCAGCGGCATGTTGGTTGGCACGACTACGGCGATTCTCGACCTCTTGTCGCAGGCTTTGCTGGTATCGGTCTTTTCCATATTCCTTCTGATCGGCTTCAGCGGCCGGCAAGCTCGAGCCGGCGTGTGGGGGCAGGCGGAACAACAGGTCAAGAGTTTTCTCGTCGCCAAGGTGATCGTGTCTGCGATCACCGGCCTGCTCGTGGGTGCCTGCCTGAACCTGCTTGGGGTAGAGTTGGCGCTTGTGTTTGGGCTCTTTGCCTTCCTTCTGAACTTCATCCCGACAGTCGGGTCGGTGATTTCAACACTTCTACCGCTCCCGATCCTCTTGCTGAATCCGGAAATCGGTCTCGGCACAGGCCTCGCGGCGATCTTGATTCCCGGGACGATTCACTTCGGCATCGGAAACGTCGTGGAACCCTTGGTGATGGGTGATTCACTGGAATTGCATCCCGTCGCCATTCTCGTGGCGCTGATGGTTTGGGGCGTTCTTTGGGGCGTTGTCGGCATGTTACTGGCCACACCGATCACCGCCGTGATGCGAATTCTCTTCGGTCGAATGACGCAAACCCGCCCTCTCGCACAGCTTCTTTCGGGCAACTTCGCCGACGCCAAGCCTTAGGCGTCAGGTCGGCACTCGGGGAGCTCCGTCAGAAAATCCGCGATCGCTGCGGCCACAGCCTCAGGCTGTTCCAGATGCAGGCTATGCGTCGCTTCAGGAAGCGTGACGCCGCGCCCCTCGGGCAGCCGCCTGACCATTTCCGCATGATCCTCGGCTGAGAGAATCGTGGAATCCCCCCCGCGAACAGCGAGTACCGGGCAAGAGATACGACGGAACTGCTCAGGGAAATCCTCGAGCAAGCCCGCATCGTGTTCGCGGAGCGCGCGCATCCTCGTCCAATGAAATTTCGAGTAGAAACCGCCATCCCCCGACGGACGAAAACTTCGGTCGGCGAGATATTTCACGACGTTGTCGGGAGCTCGATGGGGCAGGGGGTATGGCTGGAAGCCGCGCTTGGCGGTGGCCTCGGAGGGATAACGAATTTGCGGAATCCGCCGCAATCGATCCCCGGTCTTGCGCATCTCCGGAGCCATCGGGTCGTAGGGGATGTCCAGGAGGACGGCGCCGGCAATCGGCAGATTGTCGCGGAGCAGGGTCGGGACCGTCAAGACCCCCCCTTGCGAATGGCCCACGAGAATCCAGGGGCCCGGGTCGAGTTGGGTGCAGGCCTCCTCGAGATCCTCGACATCCCGTCGAAACCCGTAGTTCTCCTTCTCGGTCCAATCGCTATCCCCGTGGCCTCGCCGATCCATCGAGAACGGACGCGTCACGGAGGTCAGGAAAGACGCCAATGGGTCGAAGAATGCGGTATGCGCCATGCCGCCATGCAGAAACATCAAGGCCGGCGTGCCGACGTTGCCGCCATAAGAGCGTGCGTGCAGCTTCAGTCCATCGATCGCCAGACTATGAGCCTGACCCGCCTCGAACGCCACGGGCATGGGCCTCAATACCGCGGCAGTGATTCGTCGACGAAGATTGCCCACGCATCGATTCCGCCGCGGACATTCCGGACTTTCTCGAAACCCTGCTGCACGAGAAATCCGGCCACTTGGGCGCTCCTCATCCCATGGTGGCAAAGACAATAAATCTCGGTATCCGGATCCAACTCGGCGATCCGGCCGGGAATATCACCCATCGGGATATGCGTTGCCCCCTCGACCGCCACGATACGCAGCTCTTCATCCTCGCGCACATCCAGAAGAACTGCACCGGGAGTGGCCGCAATCCGCTCGGCCGCGTCTTTTGCCTCAACTTCCTCGATCATCCTGAATGGCTAACGCTTCCGCGCGCCACCCTCAATAGATCAAATATCCACGTCAGCGACGGCCGCCGCTCGTTCCATAATCAGCTCATAGCGCGGCGCGACATCGCGTCCCATCAGCGAGCTGATCATTGTATTGGTCGTGCCGGCGTCATCGATCGTCACGCGCAGCATCGCACGCGAATCCGGATTCAGAGTGGTGAGCTTCAACGTGTCGGGGTTCATCTCCCCCAATCCCTTGAATCGGGTGACCTGCGGGATCGCGCGGCTCTTGGACTTGGCCACGATCGAAGCCTTCTCCTCTTCGTCCTGCGCCCAGTGCGTCTCTTTCCCGATATCGACACGATAAAGCGGCGGAACCGCCAGAAAGAGGTGCCCATCCGCAATCAACTGCGGCATATGTCGGTAAAAAAAGGTGAGCAGCAAGGTGGCAATATGGTGCCCGTCGGAATCCGCGTCCATAAGCAAAACGAGTTTGTGATAGCGCAGCTTATTGGCGTCATAGTCCGAGCCGAGGCCACAGCCCATAGCCTTGACGATGTCTGCGAGCTCCGCATTCGCCAGCACTTTTGCTCGACTCGCGGTCTCGGTATTCAGGACCTTGCCCCGCAGAGGCAGGATTGCCTGAAACTTGCGATCCCGCGCCTGCTTGGCGGACCCTCCCGCTGACTCGCCTTCCACCAAAAAGAGTTCGGACTTTCGCGGATCTGTGGAAGAACAATCCGCAAGCTTCCCGGGAAGATTGAGTCGATGGGATACAGCGCTTTTGCGCGCGACTTCTTTGGCCGCTGCACGAGAAGCATTCCGCGCACGGGCTGCGAGGATCACCCGGTTGGAGATCGCCTCTGCCGACGAAGGGTTTCCATTGAGCCAGTTCTCGACAGCGCTCCTGATAAAGGAGTCCACCGCGGCAGCCACCTCCGGGTTGTTGAGTCGGTCCTTCGTCTGCCCCTGAAACTGCGGCTCCGGCATGAAACAGGACAGGATCCCCACGACACCCTCGCGGACATCGTCCGCCGTGATCGCCAGACCCCGAGGCACCAGACTATGAATCTCGAGATAGTTGCGCACCGCCTTGACGAGGCCCGATTTCAGACCGTTTTCATGAGTCCCGCCGTCGCCGGTCGGAATGCTGTTCACGAACGATGCGAATTCTTCGTTAGGGTCCTCTGTCCAGGCCAGAGCGCATTCCATTCGGACGCCTTCGCTTTCCTTCGCCGCATGGAAAGTCTCTGCCGGAATTCGCTTCCGCTTGCCTGCCTCGAGTTGTTTTTCGAGATAGGCGCGAATTCCTTCCTCATAATGGTAGGTCTGCTTGGTGCTGTTCGCCTTGTCCTCAAAAACGACCGTCAGGCCCTGATGCAGATAAGCCTTGGCCTCCAGGCGATCCGCAATCGTCGTGGGATTGAACTTCACCTTCGAGAAGATCTTGGGATCCGGATGGAATTCGATCGAGGTCCCTGTCCCCCGGATCTTGCGACCCTTCTTGAGCCGACTGGTCGGCTTCCCGCGCGAGAAGGATTGCACGTGCTCATGCCCGCTACGCTTGATTCGCACAGTCATCTTGTCGGCAAGCGCGGTCACGACCGAGGCGCCTACTCCGTGCAAACCTCCTGAATGAAGGTAATTTTTAGCCTCGAATTTCCCGCCCGCGTGGAGCGTCGTCAGGATAAGTTCGACCGCCGGCTTTTTGTACTTTTTATGGATGTCCACCGGAATACCGCGGCCGTCATCGGAAACCATCAGGGTTTCGCCATCCTTGGCAAGGATCACCTCGATTCGACTGCAATGACCATTCATCGCCTCGTCGACCGAGTTATCGACCACCTCCCAGAGCAGGTGGTGCAGGCCGGTCGTATCGACCCCCCCGATGTACATACCCGGTCGTTTCCGGACGGGTTCCAACCCCTCCAGAACGGTTATATCCTTGGCCGTATAATTCTTCGCCACCACCACGCCTCCCGTTCGGAACCGCCGGTACCTAACCCGAATCGCGAGCCATGGCGAGCGTTTCGGCTGCATTCGTGACCGGAAAGCGATCTGGGGCCAATCGTGAGACTTCGAAACGACTACTGCGGCCCGATACGATCAGATCTGCGGCGATCTGGCCGTAGGCGGGACTGGTCTCGATCCCGGCGCCTCCCTGACCGGCCAGCCAGAAAAAACCTTTTCGGTCGGGGTCGGGACCGATCACCGGTGCCCCATCCACAGCAAAGGTGCGCAGCCCCGACCAACGGGAACGAATGGAGCGCGGAACCAGAGAGGGGGCCAACTCGCTCAGTCGCTCGAGCGAGGCAGCGATGGTCTCGTCGTCCGGGCTCGGATCGCAGGGGCCCATCGCAACCTGGTCCATCGGACTCAGCATCATCTCGCCCGCCTCGGGAACGAAGTATACCTCGTGAGGGTCGCTCCAGACCATGGGCCAGTTGCCGAATTCAACATCAGCCGGTCCTGCAAACGTAAACAAGGATCGACGTTTGGGCTGGAGCTCCACGGCGCGAGCCTCTGCCATCTGGCCCACCGTCGACGCCCAGGCGCCGGCAGCATTCACGACCAAACCAGCCTCGACCTCTCGGTCTCGCAGCCGCACACCGCTGATTCGGCCTTGGGAGTGAACGAGCCCGAGAACCTCCGCACCCAGCTCCATCTGCGCCCCGCCAGCGCGCGCATGCCGCAAATAGGCCTGCAAGATCCCATGCACATCGAGGCGGCCATCCTGCGGCGCATACAGCGCCCCTCCCATGCCGGGAAAGGTCAGGGCAGGTACCTTGGCGCGAACGGCATCGGGTCGCATGAGCTCGAACTCCAGGCCCCGCGCCCGCAGTTCACCTTCCCGGCCTTCCAGCTTCTCGAACCCCGCGACGTCGAAAAGGGACAGAACACCTACGGACGTAAGCGGCGGGTGATCCGCGAAATCCTCGGGGGGCCGGCGCCAAAATCGCGAACCGAGGATTTTGAGGTCCAAAACGACATCATTCTCGTCATATTCACTGATGGAGGCCGCACTTCGACCGGTGGAATGGGCCGCCAACTGATTCTCGCGCTCGAGGATCAGAACCTTGCCGATACCCGCCTGCCCGAGAAAATAAGCCAGGGAGGCTCCAGCGATCCCTCCGCCGACGATGATCACGTCAAATTGTTGCCGTTTGGCCATAGCCAACTGTTACCATAAGGCGTTCGCCAGCTTCTGACCAGATTGCCATCTGAATTTCTCCCATCGAAGTAAATTCGATGATTGAGCCCGGGAGGGGAATGCTGCTAGCCTGCGCTTGGGCGTCGAAGAGCCTCCGACCCCCAAACGGATTCGGACCAAATCCGATCCCACTCGCGCCGGCTGATGATTTTAGCTTTAGTTGAAGCGAGTGCCTTCCGACCAAGAGGCCGAAAAACCAGGAAGTTCAGGCAGACTATGAGTATTCACGACGATCAGCTTAAGAAAGTTCAATCCGAGAACGGTTTCCTTGCAGCACTCGACCAGAGCGGTGGGAGTACGCCCAAGGCTCTCAAGCTCTACGGCGTCGAGGAGTCCGAGTACGCGAACGAAGGCGAAATGTTCGATCTCATTCACGCCATGCGCTCCCGGATCATGACAAGTCCATCCTTTGGGGGGGACCGCGTCCTTGGCGCCATTCTCTTCGAGATGACCATGGACCGCGAAGTGGAGGGGGTACCCTCGGCTCGTTATCTCTGGCAGGAAAAAAACGTGGTGCCGTTCCTCAAAGTCGACAAAGGACTTGCCGACGAGGCCGACGGCGTCCAAATCATGAAGCCGATGCCCGAGCTCGACGCCCTGTGCCAGCGAGCCGTCAAGCATGAGGTTTTCGGGACGAAGATGCGCTCGGTCATCAAGCTCGCGAACCCGAAAGGCATCGCGGAGATCGTAAAGCAGCAATTCGAGGTCGGTCGCCAGATTCTGGGGCATGGCCTCTGTCCGATCCTGGAGCCGGAAGTTGATATCAACAGCCCGGAGAAGGCGGGTGCAGAAGCGATCCTCAAAAAGGAGATGCTGGCCCACCTTGACGCGCTCCCCGAGGGGCAGTCGGTGATGGTAAAGCTCACTCTCCCGGAAGAAAGCGGCTTCTATGAGGATGTGATTCGGCACCCCAAAATGCTCAAAGTGGTCGCATTGTCCGGCGGCTACTCTCGCGACGAGGCGAATACACGCCTCACTGCGAATCACGGCATGATCGCTAGTTTCTCGCGGGCGCTGACGCAAGGCCTCTCCGCGCAGCAGAGTGACAGCGAATTCAACGGACTCCTCGATACAGCGATCGAATCGATCTATCAGGCATCCCGTACGTGAGTGATCGTCGGAGCGACCGCGGGTCGGACCGAACCGACTCGCGGCGCGACGACGGATCAGGCACGCCAAAAGGCAGAAGTGAAGGACCGGGAGCCGACAGAGGCTCTCCGGGTGGACCTGAACGCCGCGACAACGTGAGCAGCACAACCTCCGGTCGTCGATGGGAGAACCGCTCGGACGACCATCGTGGACCTCCGCGCGAGGCCCGAGGCGGGCCCGGAAGGAATGACCGACGCGGGCCACCTCGTGATGACCGACGCGGGCCCCCGCGCGATGACCGACGCGGGCCCCCGCGCGATGACCGACGCGGACCCGGCAGAGATGACAGGCGCGGCCCTCCCGGCGCGCGAGCCGACGGCCCCCCCAACCGGCGCTGGGAGAACCGCTCGGACGACCGACGTGGACCTCCGCGCGATGACCGACGCGGGCCCCCGCGCGATGACCGACGTGGACCCGGCAGAGATGACCGGCGCGGACCTCCCGCCGCGCGTGCCGACGGACCTCCCAACCGACGCTGGGAGAACCGCTCGGATGACCGCCGCGGGCCTCCTCGTGATGACCGACGCGGACCCCCGCGTGATGACCGACGCGGGCCTCCGCGTGATGACCGACGTGGACCCGGCAGAGATGACCGGCGCGGCCCTCCCGCCGCGCGTGCCGACGGACCTCCCAACCGACGCTGGGAGAACCGCTCGGACGACCGACGCGGGCCTCCTCGTGATGATGACCGACGCGGACCTCCGCGCGATGACCGACGCGGACCTCCGCGTGACGACCGACGTGGACCTCCGCGCGATGACCGACGCGGACCCGGTAGAGATGACAGGCGCGGCCCGCAAGGAAGTCGAACGGAGAGCGGCGCGGGCCGGACCGACTTCAAGCGTGACGGCGGCAGGGGGGACCAACGGACATCACGTCCCCCAAATCGTCGTGTTCCGAAGTCCGAGCAGGTGCAATGTCGTCACTTCCCGGCCTGTGTCAGCTGTCCCGGGATGGGTCGATCCTACACCAAGCAACTGACCGCGAAGCACGAGCGCGTTTTGGAGATGGTGCGCGAGGCAACCGAATTGGGCGAGGTCCAGTTCCTCAGCCCCGTTGGAAGCCCGCGCCAAACCGGCTACCGGAACCACGCCAAGCTCGTCTTCCGCCATCGGCGGAACCGCGAAACTCATGATCAGGAACTTATTC includes these proteins:
- a CDS encoding DNA topoisomerase IV subunit B translates to MVVAKNYTAKDITVLEGLEPVRKRPGMYIGGVDTTGLHHLLWEVVDNSVDEAMNGHCSRIEVILAKDGETLMVSDDGRGIPVDIHKKYKKPAVELILTTLHAGGKFEAKNYLHSGGLHGVGASVVTALADKMTVRIKRSGHEHVQSFSRGKPTSRLKKGRKIRGTGTSIEFHPDPKIFSKVKFNPTTIADRLEAKAYLHQGLTVVFEDKANSTKQTYHYEEGIRAYLEKQLEAGKRKRIPAETFHAAKESEGVRMECALAWTEDPNEEFASFVNSIPTGDGGTHENGLKSGLVKAVRNYLEIHSLVPRGLAITADDVREGVVGILSCFMPEPQFQGQTKDRLNNPEVAAAVDSFIRSAVENWLNGNPSSAEAISNRVILAARARNASRAAAKEVARKSAVSHRLNLPGKLADCSSTDPRKSELFLVEGESAGGSAKQARDRKFQAILPLRGKVLNTETASRAKVLANAELADIVKAMGCGLGSDYDANKLRYHKLVLLMDADSDGHHIATLLLTFFYRHMPQLIADGHLFLAVPPLYRVDIGKETHWAQDEEEKASIVAKSKSRAIPQVTRFKGLGEMNPDTLKLTTLNPDSRAMLRVTIDDAGTTNTMISSLMGRDVAPRYELIMERAAAVADVDI
- a CDS encoding AI-2E family transporter, with amino-acid sequence MKQDSPSVVADLQIQTTCQLLIAAVVVGGALYWLQSVVIPFVLAAFLALGLAPITDLMMRWMRLPKALAVFITLVLAAGLCVLGFTIVSSAVTQLAASAGEYQKGMNQLLDWATKVLPLERFGITEAEIRKPLAKIPLETVSGMLVGTTTAILDLLSQALLVSVFSIFLLIGFSGRQARAGVWGQAEQQVKSFLVAKVIVSAITGLLVGACLNLLGVELALVFGLFAFLLNFIPTVGSVISTLLPLPILLLNPEIGLGTGLAAILIPGTIHFGIGNVVEPLVMGDSLELHPVAILVALMVWGVLWGVVGMLLATPITAVMRILFGRMTQTRPLAQLLSGNFADAKP
- the selD gene encoding selenide, water dikinase SelD — its product is MTRKLPRKLVLAGGGHAQLAVLRSLIMAPIPGNEITLVNPHRETFYSGMLPGMLAGLFPRDACTIDVAALAARARVRFLEDAVAAVDSGERTIRLVSGANLDFDVLSLDIGARMQDMPDGATNPGIIPVRPLTSALTRIQHAVAEIRAGTRDPELLVIGGGAAGVELAFAFRAALRDVPEANISLLQSASQVLPDVSRAAQQRALDLLEQYGIEVRRGLGRLEPDASGVRTAAGEIFRGQTILWATGAAPFSWLPTSGLVTTADGFLLTGRDLRCRGTDSVFAAGDTAQIDQFPMTPRSGVHAVRQGPVLNQNLRAAMRGRGRLQPYRPQKDFLRLLSTGDGRALAIYRGRTRHGKIWWQLKKQIDTRFLSQHRPPRVDSFTGPDPRMQEEMGDCGGCSAKVAPEILDQAIFKSTGNEPSDPTGREQGRVTITLADRDDAAIFTAAANRRVVVTTDAFPPFADDLALVAEIGAINAASDIYAMGATPRQALVLAGLPAQGTANDLAALQRGAQKAFAELGVEILGGHSVKVETPLIGFTVFGEIGDDPLTKGGAQPGDLLVLSKPLGTGILLAAARGGECPANWWASSIASMRQSNASAAEVFRQTGAHACTDISGFGLLGHALEMLAAGEVRARLDLAKLPALPGARELAAVGWSATGSEALQPYLEEVELEAKGVHAAGGIALLLDPQTSGGLLAAVPPEKAVGLIQADPIEGTDFQIIGEVLPASFQSPRVILDDGARA
- a CDS encoding DEAD/DEAH box helicase translates to MNEETTEAPSIPVATHRSEEVEIVRFDELDLPDEMQKGIAKAGFENCTPIQAKTLPITLGGKDVAGQAQTGTGKTAAFLISVFSRLLLNKRERKKGAPRALVIAPTRELAIQIGNDAKLLGAETGFKVQVVYGGVDYRKQREDLAEEVDLLIGTPGRLIDYYKQHVYDLRSIETVVVDEADRMFDMGFIKDLRFLMKRCPPPEERQSLLFSATLSFDVMELAFVFMNDAVKVEIQPEQVTAEKVEHVLYHVGQDEKFPTLFGLLKKEQPERTLVFTNMRRMADDIVRTLELNGYRAEQITGDIDQRKRMRILEEFREGTVPILVATDVASRGLHIEDVSHVINFDLPLDAEDYVHRVGRTARAGASGTAISLACERYVEGLEAIEKYVGFKLPYDFPDSELLVEFKRAPRRPRKPGPGGRGGRPGDSRGRGGSSGGNRRDSRGGNPRSKSASSASSSGSATTGAGEEGGKKKRRRRKRRSSDSGGAEASPKPESGE
- a CDS encoding enoyl-CoA hydratase-related protein yields the protein MATQKTVLVEREGRILTITLNRPEKLNAYNQAMKDELRAAWIEVRDDPDIWCTIITGAGRAFSSGADVSSLEKKKFTKPDRFRELAMIETIRDLPTPRRLGVMKPVIAAVNGVCNGNLLDLVTESDIPIASDRATFMDSHVSLGFVSSHEVVNLARRIPVAAAMRMALLGAKEKMPADRALQLGLITEVVPHDDLMARARELAGLVCENAPLAVWATKMGIVRGLGLPVEQAEEIAAGYLEIGEQTEDHAEGPRAFAEKRPPRWKGR
- a CDS encoding alpha/beta hydrolase, whose protein sequence is MPVAFEAGQAHSLAIDGLKLHARSYGGNVGTPALMFLHGGMAHTAFFDPLASFLTSVTRPFSMDRRGHGDSDWTEKENYGFRRDVEDLEEACTQLDPGPWILVGHSQGGVLTVPTLLRDNLPIAGAVLLDIPYDPMAPEMRKTGDRLRRIPQIRYPSEATAKRGFQPYPLPHRAPDNVVKYLADRSFRPSGDGGFYSKFHWTRMRALREHDAGLLEDFPEQFRRISCPVLAVRGGDSTILSAEDHAEMVRRLPEGRGVTLPEATHSLHLEQPEAVAAAIADFLTELPECRPDA
- a CDS encoding rhodanese-like domain-containing protein, translating into MIEEVEAKDAAERIAATPGAVLLDVREDEELRIVAVEGATHIPMGDIPGRIAELDPDTEIYCLCHHGMRSAQVAGFLVQQGFEKVRNVRGGIDAWAIFVDESLPRY